DNA from Asanoa sp. WMMD1127:
GGCGGCCTCGCAGGAGGCACTCACCGAAGCGCCGGATTTACCACGATTCCTTTATACATTCCTTGAGCTGCAAGGATCGGCGGCTACCCAAGCGCTGTTGTGGGGGGTGCTTGAGTCATCGTCGTGGCAGCTAGAGGATCTGCTCGCGTCTCTCGTGCCGGTTGGTCAGACAAGTAATGGTCGACGGACCTGGCAGTCCTTGGGCGAGCTGCGGGTCGGGGACGTCGATGAGCTACTTAACATCGCCCGAGTACTCGCTGCGCTGCCGTCGACCGCCGGCGAGCAGCCCATAGATGAAGACGACGAAGTCGACGTGACATTCGAGGGGCGCAGAAGGTATGCACTACGGGTCATGGAGCGCGTTCGTGCCGAGCGCAGCACCGCCGAGCCCGAAGCCGCACCTTAACCGGCGTCGTTCCCGGCGGGTCTCCCTATCCAGGGAACGCGCTCGGTCGACGCACCGCGGGGAGGCCATACAGCAACCCAGTGTTACACGACTGTGTCGGCGGGGGCGACCAGTCGAACCTACGGCGACGCACCATAAGGCCAATTGTGTGGGGGTTCCTCGCGTTCACCGCAGCCCGGCTGCGGTCAGCCGACGACGAACTCGGCCTGCTTCATCGCCGGCCCGTCGGCCTCACCGGAGACCGCCTGCGGGACCAGGACTTGAAAGACCACCGTGTCCCGGTCCCAGTGGTAGGTCAGGGGCAGCCCGCAGCGCGCGTATGCCTCCGCCTGGCGGGCCGCCGCGAGCTCTGTCTCGCCGTCCGGAGAGTTCGCCTCGTTAGCCGCGGTTCGGTCGACCGCCGCGTCGACGGGGCGCCCGGTCCGGCGCAGGAACGCGTTAACACGGGCGGTCAGTGCGTCCTGCCGCAGGTAGACGGTGGGCGGGTGGTCCGCAGGCGGATCGGTCAGGTCGGCGGCGACGCAGCGGTAGTAGATGTGGCCGTGGTGGACGCCGGCGTTCATTCGGCGCTGGCACAGACCGCAGGTGAGCAGGCCGCGGAATAGGTAGGGCCGGAATCGCTCGTCGCTCGACGGTCAGCCAACAATTGGAATCGCTAACCAGCGAAAGTCACCGTTGCGACCACCCAGCTGGGAGTAGGGCTGCCACACGATCGGGTAGGTACCACGTAGGGACCTGTTGTTTGACGGGAAGTCTCCTTCGCCCCACACCAAGGTTCCCGTCAAGGTTCGGCCTTCGTGTATGCGAAAGTTCCGGTCGCGGGTCCGCCGGTCGCCGGCTGGCAGGTTCCACATCGCCCTGGCGTTGGTCAGCATGATGGCCAAGCCATTGGTCCGCGACTGCTCAGCAGCGCAGATCTGTTCAAGGCGGGCGATGTCGGCAACGAAGTGGTGCCGTGCCAGGTCATCGGCGCCGTGGTGTCGCAGTCGGACAGGCTCTCCGGTGACGGGGTCGCCGCCATCCCACGAAGCCCTGATGTACTTCAACTCCACAGCTGTGCGCCCATGATCGCCCCCAACAGAGGAGATCAATGGCGCGCCGCCTCCCATCCGGCGCGGGCCTGGGCCTCCAGACGAATGTTGACAGACGGCGCTAGGCCGTGTTCCGTAGGGCTCGGAGCCATTGGTTGATGGCCGCGATGGTCAGGGTGGCTTCGTAGCGCACGGCGAGTTTGTCGTACCTGGTGGCCATGGCGCGGTGGTGTTTGAGCTGGTTGATGCCGCACTCGACGGCGTGATGCGCCCGGTAGAGGTTGGGGTCGAAGGCGGGCGGACGCCCGCCTCGGGAGCCCTTGGCCTTACGGTGTTCGTCTTGGTCGGTCTTGCTCGGGATGCAGGCTCGGATGCCGCGGCGGGGTTGGCTGCGGAGGTGTACGCCTTGTCTGCCAGGACGGTGTCCGGGCGGGTCCGGGGCCGGCCGCCATCGGCGCGCGTGACACGCACTTTGGCCAGCACGGGGATGAACTGAGGGCTGTCGCCGCGTTGGCCGGCGGTGACTATCGCGGCCATCAGTTTGCGGCCCTGCTCGCAGGCCAGATGGGTCTTGGTGGTCCAGCCGCCCCGGGACCGGCCGAGCGCGTGATCTGCCGGCTCGCTCTGCGTTCCGCCGGGCGGCTCCTTCTGCCCGTCACCGTCGCGGCGGGCGCCCGCGGCGTGCTGATGGGCGCGGCTGATGGTGGAGTCCACGCTCACCGTCCAGCCGATCAACCCGGCCGCGTCCGCCCGGGCCTGCAACACCGCCAGAATCTGCGCCCAGACCCCGTCGCGCTGCCAACGGCGGAACCATCGATACAGCGTCTGCCACGGCGGATACACCGCCGGAACCTCTCGCCACGGCGAGCCGGTCCGGACCCGCCACCGGATCCCGTCGATGATCATCCTCATGGTCCATTTGCGGGGCTGATCACGACCGGTTCCCGCCGGCAACGGCGGCTCGAGCACCGCCCACTGCACGTCGGTCAGGTCATGTCGCCTCACTGCCGCTACGCTCGGCACGAGGTCTCCGGTGTGAAGTTCTAGCTTGGTCGCTGAACCAACTACCGGAGACCTCTTCAGTTATCGATCACCGACACGCCGCAGCATCGACGCCCTACGAAACACGACCTAGTCGCTGGACTGACCAGGCGAACGCGTGCTGCAGGTCGGCCTCGGAGTGGAAGACCCTCCGACGGTCATGGAGCTCGGCGAAGACCTCTGAAACCTCGACGACGCCCGCAATGTGGGTCATCGGCACACCTTGGCCGTCCACTCGGGCGCTGCCCATCAGCCGACGGGCCGAACCCTGGCGGGGAACAGGTCGCCTGTTGCCGCCTAAGGGGCTGTTGCCGCTGGCATCGACGCGACTAGCGTTCGTCCATGTCCTCGCTGCTCCAAGAAATCGCAGATTTTTGGGACCACCATGTCGCCGACTGGCTCGCAGGCGCAGATCCGATGGCGGCGCCGTTGCCGGCCTGGTACAGCAGCTACACAGGAAGCGGTCCGGGCACGCCCAGCCGCGACGGCTTCCCCGAGCCCTACATCGGAGATCTGCGCGGGACCAGCACGCGGCCGCGGATGGTCGTGCTCGGCCTCAACCCCGGCGCCTACCAGCCGCCGTTCCAATCCCGTGACGGAATCTTCGCCAAGCACATCCAACGGCTCGGCTCGTACAGCGCCTGGAGTAGCACCGGGCCGTACACGGCGGCGAGTGGGACGCGACGATGGGACCTAACCTCTTCCACCGTTCCCGCGTCCGCTTCGCGCGCAACTGGCTCGGCGATCCCCGAGTGAGCTTCGCAGACCTGCTCATCATGGAGCTTTACCCGTGGCACTCCACCTCGATCACTGCGCCGATGGCACCGCCACCTGAAGTGATCGACCGCTTCGTATGGCAGCCGATCGCGGACATCAACGTCACCGACGTGTTCGCGTTCGGTCGGCCATGGCAGGCAGTCGCGGAACGACTCGGCCTGCCGTTGACCGCCTCGCTGGGCGCGGGAGGTCACCCGTATGGATCAGGTGTAGCCAGCCGAGCCGTACGTACCTACGCCCTGCCGTCAGACCAAAGGCTCGTCATTGAGTGGCACGCTGGCAGCGCCGGCCCGCCCAGCGCTGCGGAGACCACACTCTTGCGGCGAGCACTCGACCCCTAGCTGTCCAACACCGAATAGCTTAGGTATGGCTGCCGGTCGGCAGCGGGATAGCGAGCGCGCCCCGGTGTGGCCAGATGACCGTCAGGCCGGGCGCCACTGCCCGCAGCCCTCGGCGTGGAAGGCGAAGTCGGTTGATTTGATGGTCACCTCGACGCGTCGGGCGCTGGTCACGAACCTATTGGCAATGATGTCGCTGGTCTTGGTCTGCCGCTCCCAGTAGCAACCCTTCACGTCCGTGACGACGTAGGTGCCTGGCTTGATGTCTTCTCCGACGAGGAAGGTGCCGTCGTTAAATATCCGTCCGTCGTTGGCTAGCTGCGCGTCCGCCCGGCTTCGCTTGACGGCTTGACGCCACTCTCCGGCCTGCGGGTGTGTGGGGCACAGGGTGAGCGCGCCGTTGATCTCTGGGATCTGTTCGTTGCTGGCGGTGAAGCCGGGTGAGGCGTAGACCTCGTCAGGATCGTTGGCGGCGCAGATGGTGTAAAGCGTTGCGACGTCGCCGTCCCTGTACTTGGCGGTCTTGTAGGCGGCTTTCTCCAGGGCCGTGGTTGGGACGACGGTGGCATGGGCTTCGCAGGAACGTGCTCTGGCTGACCATGGCGCAGCGAAGCTCGGTCTACCTGCGTTGTCTGTCGCGATGGTGTAGCTACCACCCTGCAGGAAGTCGTCGTCCGTGTAGCACTCGATGTAGATGGGAGCTCTCGCCGGCGCCAGAGCGGCCGAGGTTGGTGTCGGGGGCGAGGTGACAGTCGCCTTGCACGCCTCCCCGTCTTCGTCTAAGTCGAGGCCGCGACGGTAACCGGGTGCTCCGCTGCGGAGTGGCACGGCACCGGCCTTCTCGGCTTCGTCGCAGCTATCGAAATACACGGCAGATGGGCCCGACTCGGCTGTGTCTGCCTCAGGCAGCGTGACCACCACGACGCCAGCGACCGCGAGAGCGAGGACTATTGCACCTGTGATGGACCATAGCCGTGGGGCACGTCGGACAGCCGCTAACAGCTGGTCGAGCCAGGGCAAGAACATGAGAACAAACCTCGAAACATCGCAGCAGGTGATGAGCTCAAAGCGTTCAGCTGGTTCCCGAGTATTTCCGAACCGACAGCCAGACCGCAGGCACTCACCCGTTAGCGCGACGTCACGGACGTCCGAGCCCTAGTCCGGCACGGTGCCATGATCGCCGGCACATCGTGTTTCTAGGTCCAGTGCCAGGATTCGGACAGACGCCGGCCGGACGCCAGCTAAATCTACATGATGCCGTCGGGTCGCATGCCCAAACGTTATCTAGGCACGAGTTGCCAAGCACGTACAATTGCGTTCGACCCGCGAAGGCTCATGACGCACGCAACACAAAAAAGTACGCCAACTGCCGCGGCTGTTCCGGCGACTTGCAAATAATATTTATCCGCGGCGTCAATGTCGTCGGAAACTAACGTCCCGGCTATCCCCAATAGAGCTATCATGGTGAACCCGATGACCGGGAGGGTCAGAACCAGACCGGCGGCCCAAAGTCCACGGTAACTCAGAAAGATAAACAACGCTGCGAGCGCGACA
Protein-coding regions in this window:
- a CDS encoding zinc ribbon domain-containing protein, translated to MLTCGLCQRRMNAGVHHGHIYYRCVAADLTDPPADHPPTVYLRQDALTARVNAFLRRTGRPVDAAVDRTAANEANSPDGETELAAARQAEAYARCGLPLTYHWDRDTVVFQVLVPQAVSGEADGPAMKQAEFVVG
- a CDS encoding excalibur calcium-binding domain-containing protein, yielding MVVTLPEADTAESGPSAVYFDSCDEAEKAGAVPLRSGAPGYRRGLDLDEDGEACKATVTSPPTPTSAALAPARAPIYIECYTDDDFLQGGSYTIATDNAGRPSFAAPWSARARSCEAHATVVPTTALEKAAYKTAKYRDGDVATLYTICAANDPDEVYASPGFTASNEQIPEINGALTLCPTHPQAGEWRQAVKRSRADAQLANDGRIFNDGTFLVGEDIKPGTYVVTDVKGCYWERQTKTSDIIANRFVTSARRVEVTIKSTDFAFHAEGCGQWRPA